The genomic window ttatatgacaaaattattttcaatgataattataaaatgaataataaggGCCAGAAAATAAACTCAGACAgtgaacattttctttccttgaacTTTGTAAATATAATCATGTCAGCCTAAAAAGTCATgcattgctggccgggcgcggtggctcaagcctgtaatcccagcactttgggaggccgagacgggtggatcacgaggtcaggaaatggagaccatcctggctaacacggtgaaaccccgtctctactaaaaaatacaaaaaactagctgggcgaggtggcgggcacctgtagtcccagctactcgggaggctgaggcaggagaatggcgtgaacccgggaggcagagcttgcagtgagctgagatccggccactgcactccagcctgggcgacagagccagactccgtctcaaaaaaaaaaaaaaaaaaaaaaagtcatgcattgcttaacaacagggatatgttctgcGAAATGAGTCACCAGGCAATTCTGTCATTGTGCAAATGTCATAGAGTGTATtttcacaaacctagatggtgtagcctattacctacctaggctatatggtatagcctggTGCTCCTAAGCTCCAATGcttacagcatgttactgtactgaataccgtAGGCAGTTGTAagacaatggtatttgtgtatctaatgtagagaaagggtctctccctctatcgtccaggctggagtgcagtggaacaattgTAGCTccttgcagcctccaactcctgggatcaagtgatcctcccacctcagtctccaaagtagctaggactacaggcttgtgtcaCCAGGCTTGtctactgtttttgtttgtttttttggtaaagatggagagtctcactatattgcccagactggttttgaactcctagcctcaagcagtcctcctgctgccttggcctccaaagtgctggtattacaggaatgagtcactgcacctggtcaacCACAGCAATTTAAAAGTTagatctgggctgggcgcagtggctcatgcctgtaattccagcactttgggagaccgaggtgggcaggttgcctgaggccaggaattgagaacagcctggcaacacagggagacctcatctcaaaataaatgaacaagattagctaggtgtggtggcacatgcctgtagtcctagctgctcaagaggctgagatgggaggatcccttgggcccggGAGGTTGtcaaggttgcagcgagctgagattgtgttaCTGTtttccaacctgggagacaaagtaagaccctgtctcaaaaaataaaataaaacttagatctacaaaatatttttcagggaGGATAAttttatcactgatttttttttcagaatttctggAACATGGTGATAAGAAGaggactgatttttatttttaaaattatctacagACAAGGCACCCCCTTATTGCCTGCAACTCAAGGGGCAGGACTTCTGCCATCCCCATTGTtggcatgccactgcactgattttaaacatttaaaaaatgttgtatgGGCTAGATAAAACACATCTCTGACTTCTGGTCTCAGGTTTATATTTGCAACTTCAAATCCCTCTTCGTACATCAACAGCCTTGCACGTGATGGAGTTATCTCTAGGTACGGCAGGTACTACACCCCTTGAAGTGAACATGTGCAAAGACAGGGCTCACCTTCCCAGGACAGTCGTACGgcaaagagttttaaaatgcaattaattATTGAGAGTGACAGTTCTTACGGACAGTTTGGATGAAGTGGGTTGAAAGGGGAGGTTTGGGGGTGTCCCCCAAGTTATAATGCCCCCAATGAAACAATAACAAGCATCACCTATACACATATCCTCTCAGATCAGCCTTAGGGTGTGATGGGATCAGAGGTACCAGGAGGCTCCCCCGACCCTTCCACTTTATATCATATTCATTGAGGAATACATCTTTCTTCCAGGACCAGAGTCAGGGAGGAAGGTGGGCATCCTGGAGCAGAAGGGGCGTTCCTGTTCTTGTTAGTCCTGCTTCACACCACTTCTGCCCACCCACGCCCCGCCCCTGGAGTCCTCAGGGACTCAACTGCCCGTGGCACATTACTCACAGGCCTGCTTCTCTTCTCAAGGGGGGCACAGGGCCCCGGGCAGCGAGGGTGGGGGAAGCTCAGAAGCTGCAGGAGTGGCGCAGGTGCAGGCACAGGGCGgggtctttgttctttttctcatccctcccctcccccttcctccccggAAACCAGAGACTTTGCCACCACCAGCATTGGGGATGCTGAGCTGTGGGGTACAGGCCTGAGGAGGGGTGGGAGTAAGAAGGGCTGTGGAAGCTGTCAGGCCATGAACCAGGCTGACCCTCGGCTCAGAGCAGTGTGCTTGTGGACTCTCACATCAGCAGCCATGAGCAGAGGTGACAACTGCACGGATCTACTCACACTGGGTGAGCTGGGCGTGGCAGGGGCTGGTGGGGGAGGGGTCATGTGGCCCCAGGTCCCACCTGCTGGGCCCTGGGGGTTGGGCGGGGCAGTTATACCCCCCTTCCTTTCACATCCACAGGAATCCCCTCCATAACCCAGGCCTGGGGACTGTGGGTCCTCTTCGGAGCTGTGACGCTGCTGTTTCTCATCTCGCTGGCTGCACACTTGTCCCAGTGGATCAGGGGCCGGAGCAGGAGCCATCCGGGGCAGGGACGGTGGGTAACAGACAACAGGGATGGGTTGACTAAGAGTTCTTTCTTACCGAGAAGTCCCCACTCATCCCCTGAACTCTGTGTTGCAGCTCTGGAGGGTCTGTGGAAGAGGTTCCGCTGTATGGGAACCTGCATTATCTACAGACAGGTAGGGAGCTGGCAGAGAGGAGGGGCACAGAGGCCAGGTCCTGGGTGGCTGGAATGGGGGTGTGCAGGAGCAGGGACAAGTTGCTGACCAGATTCCTGTTCCCTGTCCCAGGACGGCTGTCTCAAGACCCAGGACCAGACCAGCAAAATCCAACTCCTGGAGGCCCTGCCAGGGTGAGTCAGCTGTGGCTGGAgaaaagggggagggaaggaagtgggGGGCTTTTCGGGCTTTTCCAAGGGTCCAGTGAACTTCTAACAGCCTTGCATCTCCAGGCTGCAGAGGAGGTGATGTGCTACACCAGCCTACAGCTGCGGCCTCCTCAGGGTCGGATCCCAGGCCCTGGGACCCCCATCAAGTACTCGGAGGTGGTGCTGGACTCTGAGCCAAAGTCCCAGGCCTTGGGCCCCGAGCCGGAGCTCTATGCCTCAGTATGTGCCCAGACCCGCAGGGCCCGAGCCTCCTTCCCCGATCAGGCCTATGCCAACAGCCAGCCTGCAGCCAGCTGAGATGGAGGGCCTGGCACAGCGGGGCATGCACTGCCCCAGCCCCCTGTAGCAGGGGCATGACTGTTTCCCAACCAGCACCCAAAGACGGGCGCCATTGCCAAGTCACAGGATGTGATCTACCCTGGACTTCCTATCTGAGCGTCGAGGGAGACATCTCGGCAAAGCTTTTGTGATGGAGGAGGCAAAGACAGTAGCCccctcctcatttcttttttctatctgtTCCTCTTAGCCCCCAAACTCCCAGGTTCTCACTTCCTTCTTCTGGAGTTTAACCAGATCCTCCCCACCCCCGCTCCCTCATAGTCTACCCCCACGCCTCAGTGTCTCCTCAGGCACAGGAAGTAGGCGGTGGGGGAGGAGTAAGGGCCTgacagtgggtgggtgggtataTTCCTCGGGAGCTCACAGACTGGAGCAGACCTGGAACTTAGAGACGGGAAGGACCCGAGCCTGGCTTTTGACCCAAGAACCCTGGCAGGAGAATACAGTCTCCATCCTGCTGTCTCTGCCCTGTCCCcaagttttcaaataaaactttcCAAAAAGTGTTTAGATTTTAACCTAGAAGGCTGAAGACTTGCAAAGGGCCCCGCAGATGGGGGTGAGTTTGCTGTCTGCACGGAGCTCTTTCTGGGGGTGCCTAGCTGGGGATGAGGGGCCAAGAGGGGCTGCAGCATCAACAGGGCAGAGGTGGGCGCCGGGGTGGAGGGCCGGAGCTCAGCTCCTCAGCTGCTCTTGCTGCTGCTAGAACATCCCCGGGATCTGCACTCAGAGCCACTGCATTCCCCCTGGGGGCTGCAAGCTCACAGTCCTGAGCTACTCTCCCCTTGACCTCTATAACTGCCAGCACCTCCACAACCTGCCAGCCTGATTCCTTCATCAAGTCCCCCAACCTGACCTTCCCCATCTGCTATGAGTCCCACCTATACCCCTGTTTTGACATCAGTAGCCTTATCTGCACTTAGTCACCGTATACCCCCAGAGGCCCTCTCCTTACCCCATCACTGTGGCAGGGGTCCATCTCCACTCACtctctcccaccctggcctcccaaagtgctgggattacaggcacgagccaccgtgcccggccttcacTCTCTCAGTTGTCACCTGCAGTCTTGGCAACAGTTTTGCTTGTCACCACTTTCATTTTAATCCCCATCTAATTTGTCCTGCCTGTCCACCCATTTACCTCCTGATTCTTaaccccagcctcctgccccatATAGTATGATACATCAGCCAGTTGGCACAGAGGTTAGGACTCTGGGCTCGGGAGCCCATCTGTCTGCATTCAAATTCCATGtctaccacttaccagctgtgtgttCTTGGGCAACTGTGCCTCGGTTTCTGAATCTGTAAGATTGAGAGGATATTAATGGTGTTTACTTCAAAAAAAGGTGGTTGTGAGGCAAAACGAGTTAccatttgtaaagcacttagacaATAAATGCTCAACAATGCTacacattattaaaataagagaaatatagGCTCCTCTATGGAAGCTCACAGGTGAAGTGACTTCTAGGTAGAGACATGACACATAGTAGGAATCTGCCAGGAGAGGCAAAGGACAGAAAATGCTTCAAGGCAGAGGGAACCACAGGCAAAGGAGAGGCTTATTCAGAGGACCTGGCAGAAGTGCATTAGGCACAGCCGGAGGGTAGAGTGAGATGGGGGCAATGGTAAGATGAGGCTGGAGGAGCAGACAGAGCCAGACCACACTGCGCCCATAAGTCATGCCAAGGAGCTTGGGCTTTATCCTGCAGGGGAGGTGAAAGGGAGTCACTGAAGGTTTTAAGCGAGGGATGAACACAGTGAGCTAAAGGCTCTAACTGCAGTGGTTGCTGTGCTGAGCTAGTGGTCAGCAGTCTGGAGTCAGGCAGCATCTTTCAGAGGCTGTTGCAAGATTTAAGCGAGAGGGGatagtggcagtggtggtggggatGCAGAAGAGGGATGGATTACAAAGAGATgtttagggttttaaaaaaaagccCCACCTATCACATCTTCCAGCTTTCTGGTTAGAGCCTGTAACATCCGCCAACCCAAATCCTCATTATAATAATACAGCATAGCTCCAAGTTGGTTTCAGCTCTTCACCTTCCTCACCTGgcaatctctctctctcgcacacacacacacacacacacacacacacaccctccacccCTTAAGCCCATCTGTGATCCATCTCTCTAGCAAAAGCTCCAACCTGTTAAACCTTTTCTAGGCTATTTCAAGGTCTAGGCCATCTCCCCAGGGCCTCTGTAGAGGCCGGACGCGCTTGACAGATCTTTCTGAGGCTTGAGGGGCTGAAGAAAGGAGAAGCTGAGGCTTTCACTTCCAAGCTTCTCTTCTTCCCACTTGGAGTGCCACAGGAAGCCACAGAGGAGGAAGCCGTGCGCCTGATTCCGTCCTGGTGATCCCAATTTGAAGGGGAACACCCTTCCCTAAAGCCCACGCCCCTACACACGCCACAAATGCCCCTGGGTCCCCGGACCTCTGAGGACCCCATCCTGGGCCTCCCCAAGAGAGGCCCAGGTCGCGGTTAAGGGCAGATAGCTGGGCCtgcgggggagggagggaggcttcGGGGGCGGACACCGGATGCGGGGAACCACCGGCAGCGTGATGTGGGGTTCTGAGGGCTGCGGTGCTTCTGAAGATGGCTCAGCGTCCCGCCAGGTGGACGTGAGAGCTTTACTCTGGAGGAGGCGGGGGTTGGGGTCCCGGCTACCCACCCGGACAAGCCAAGGGCTCAAACGCCCCCAACCTAGCCCACAGATATCGCCGAAGCCGGCCCAGACCCACCCGGCTCGCTGCCTCCGCCCGCTTAGGACTGAGCCCGCAGCGCCGCCGCCTGGTAAGGGGCGGAGTTGCCAACCACATCTGCGCAGGCGGGATGCAGCCTGGCCCGCGGCATCCTGGGAGTTGTAGTCCTGACGCTTCGGGGCCGCCCCAGCGTCTGGTCCCTGACGGCGCGCAGTGAGGACCCCGCGGCTCCCCCCGCAGTCGCCTCCCAAGTTCGCGGAACGCAGCTGACCGACTCCCTCTGGACTAGGTGACATGACTGCTCCCAAGCAGTCGTCTGTAAACTGAGT from Macaca thibetana thibetana isolate TM-01 chromosome 15, ASM2454274v1, whole genome shotgun sequence includes these protein-coding regions:
- the SIT1 gene encoding signaling threshold-regulating transmembrane adapter 1 encodes the protein MNQADPRLRAVCLWTLTSAAMSRGDNCTDLLTLGIPSITQAWGLWVLFGAVTLLFLISLAAHLSQWIRGRSRSHPGQGRSGGSVEEVPLYGNLHYLQTGRLSQDPGPDQQNPTPGGPARAAEEVMCYTSLQLRPPQGRIPGPGTPIKYSEVVLDSEPKSQALGPEPELYASVCAQTRRARASFPDQAYANSQPAAS
- the LOC126938092 gene encoding uncharacterized protein LOC126938092 — translated: MGRWGTGTPSGWNATPVRERSPLGKYLAKETEREITETQFTDDCLGAVMSPSPEGVGQLRSANLGGDCGGSRGVLTARRQGPDAGAAPKRQDYNSQDAAGQAASRLRRCGWQLRPLPGGGAAGSVLSGRRQRAGWVWAGFGDICGLGWGRLSPWLVRVGSRDPNPRLLQSKALTSTWRDAEPSSEAPQPSEPHITLPVVPRIRCPPPKPPSLPRRPSYLPLTATWASLGEAQDGVLRGPGTQGHLWRV